A DNA window from Methylocystis heyeri contains the following coding sequences:
- a CDS encoding acyl carrier protein produces MSDVAERVKKIVVEHLGVEPEKVVDKANFIDDLGADSLDIVELVMAFEEEFGIEIPDDAAETILTVGDAVKFLEQAKAA; encoded by the coding sequence ATGAGCGATGTCGCCGAGCGCGTGAAGAAGATCGTTGTCGAACACCTCGGCGTCGAGCCGGAGAAGGTCGTCGACAAAGCGAATTTCATCGACGATCTGGGAGCCGACTCCCTCGATATCGTCGAGCTGGTGATGGCCTTCGAGGAAGAATTCGGAATCGAGATTCCCGACGACGCCGCCGAGACGATCCTCACGGTCGGCGACGCCGTGAAATTCCTGGAGCAGGCCAAAGCCGCCTGA
- the fabF gene encoding beta-ketoacyl-ACP synthase II — protein MRRVVVTGLGIVSPLGCGVDVNWKRLIAGECGFKRIDTFEVSDLACQIAAMVPRASGVEGAFNPDDWFDPKEQRKVDDFIIYGAAAATQALSDAGWKADTPEKQETTGVLIGSGIGGLGGIYETSITLKEKGPRRVSPFFISGRIINLASGYVSIMHGLKGPNHAVVTACSTGAHAIGDAARLVALGEAEVMVAGGAESPVNRIGVAGFAACRALSTGFNDRPEAGSRPYDRDRDGFVMGEGAGCVVLESYEHAKARGARIYAEIIGYGMSGDAYHITAPAPDGDGAYRCMKIALKRAGLSVSDIDYVNAHGTSTPLGDEIELNAVQRLLGNEEPRLSMSSTKSAIGHLLGAAGAVEAIYSILALRDQVAPPTRNLDNPSVETEIDLVPHVARKRKIDVALSNSFGFGGTNASLVLRRAD, from the coding sequence ATGCGCAGGGTGGTGGTCACCGGTCTCGGCATTGTATCGCCGTTGGGCTGTGGCGTTGACGTGAATTGGAAGCGGTTGATAGCCGGGGAATGCGGCTTCAAGCGCATCGATACTTTCGAGGTTTCCGACCTCGCCTGTCAGATCGCGGCGATGGTGCCCCGCGCCTCCGGCGTTGAGGGCGCGTTCAATCCCGACGACTGGTTCGATCCCAAAGAACAGCGGAAGGTCGACGACTTCATCATCTACGGCGCCGCCGCCGCGACCCAGGCCCTGTCCGACGCCGGCTGGAAAGCCGACACTCCGGAAAAGCAGGAAACCACCGGCGTTCTGATCGGCTCCGGCATCGGCGGCCTCGGCGGCATCTACGAGACCTCGATAACGCTGAAGGAAAAAGGCCCCCGGCGCGTTTCGCCCTTCTTCATATCCGGACGCATCATCAATCTGGCGTCGGGATATGTTTCGATCATGCACGGCTTGAAGGGCCCAAATCACGCGGTCGTCACGGCGTGTTCGACGGGCGCCCATGCGATCGGGGACGCGGCGCGTCTCGTCGCGCTGGGCGAAGCGGAGGTCATGGTCGCCGGCGGCGCCGAGTCGCCGGTGAACCGGATCGGCGTTGCGGGCTTCGCCGCGTGCCGGGCCCTCTCGACAGGCTTCAACGACCGTCCGGAGGCGGGCTCCCGTCCTTACGACCGCGACAGGGACGGTTTCGTCATGGGCGAGGGCGCCGGCTGCGTCGTGCTGGAGTCCTACGAGCACGCCAAGGCCCGCGGCGCCCGGATCTACGCCGAGATCATCGGCTATGGAATGTCGGGGGACGCCTACCACATCACCGCGCCCGCTCCCGACGGCGACGGCGCCTATCGGTGCATGAAGATCGCTTTGAAGCGCGCCGGCCTGTCCGTCTCCGACATCGACTATGTCAACGCCCATGGCACGTCGACGCCGCTCGGCGACGAAATCGAGCTGAACGCCGTGCAGCGGCTGCTCGGAAACGAGGAACCCAGGCTCTCGATGTCGTCGACCAAATCGGCCATCGGGCATCTTCTCGGCGCGGCCGGGGCGGTCGAGGCGATCTATTCGATTCTGGCCTTGCGCGACCAGGTGGCGCCGCCGACGCGCAATCTGGACAATCCTTCGGTGGAGACGGAAATCGACCTCGTCCCCCATGTGGCGCGCAAACGCAAGATCGACGTGGCGCTTTCCAATTCCTTCGGCTTCGGCGGAACCAACGCGTCGCTGGTGTTGCGCCGGGCGGACTGA
- the mltG gene encoding endolytic transglycosylase MltG — MNDSEIGGKPAASEQEPTTRQPDGEEAAATSPGGRPSLFERGRAALFKPRAAKPSAPPPPPPRKKKRRDGTLSAMSGFLSFILVALVAGVFGLISARHVLNEPGPLHADKVVYLPPRSDAPEMIAQLEREGVIDNPTLMNISLLVSGRIGALKPGEYLFKQSVSMQEVIDELIAGRQLLHAITIPEGLTSEQILQRLRDSEVLAGDVMDTPKEGALLPETYKVARGYPRSKLIAKMQEDQRKLVDQIWARRSRDLPFRTPYELVTLASIVEKETGKAEERPHVAAVFVNRLRKGMRLQSDPTIVYGLVGGKATLGRGITRSEIDKYTPYNTYAVDGLPPGPIANPGRAALEAAANPAHSADLYFVADGTGGHVFAETLDQHNRNVVRWRQIERDTKEKPAPDVDRLTPGAAPPAPRDQHGRAGPSGRLIQLGERHEDYPPAGRMAEDDGPTHRLGKFGPEAGLMAIESFDDPSFGAAPSSRAVRPARPFFSLAEAQPRSLSTFDPVAVAAAAAASARPGDGGDIDVAPEGPDGKPVADAGPEVTSYPVSARARAEQKARAARLGLTAGSDDLPDGVVGARDAAAEAPAQMLAAASAVEGPGGQQPRRYRAIDASEGTALDPLRDRSWDLSSAKVVPASASLR, encoded by the coding sequence ATGAACGATAGCGAAATCGGCGGAAAGCCCGCAGCTTCGGAACAGGAGCCGACGACTCGGCAACCCGACGGCGAAGAGGCTGCAGCGACTTCTCCCGGCGGCAGGCCCAGCCTGTTTGAGCGTGGCCGCGCGGCGTTATTCAAGCCCAGGGCCGCCAAGCCCTCGGCCCCGCCTCCGCCCCCGCCGCGCAAAAAAAAGCGCCGGGACGGCACGCTGTCCGCGATGAGCGGCTTCCTCAGCTTCATATTGGTGGCGCTGGTCGCCGGCGTTTTCGGCCTGATCTCCGCCCGTCACGTCCTCAACGAGCCGGGGCCGTTGCATGCGGACAAGGTGGTCTATCTGCCGCCGCGCAGCGACGCTCCCGAAATGATCGCGCAGCTCGAACGCGAGGGCGTGATCGACAATCCGACGCTGATGAACATCTCTCTGCTGGTCTCCGGAAGGATCGGCGCTCTCAAGCCCGGCGAATATCTCTTCAAGCAGAGCGTCAGCATGCAGGAAGTGATCGACGAGCTGATCGCGGGACGCCAGCTTCTGCACGCGATCACCATTCCCGAGGGGCTGACCAGCGAACAGATCCTGCAGCGCCTGCGCGACAGCGAGGTTCTCGCCGGCGACGTGATGGACACGCCGAAGGAAGGCGCCCTCCTGCCGGAGACCTACAAGGTCGCGCGGGGTTATCCGCGCTCCAAGCTGATCGCCAAAATGCAGGAAGACCAGCGCAAGCTGGTCGATCAGATATGGGCGCGCCGCAGCCGCGACCTGCCTTTCCGCACCCCCTATGAACTGGTGACGCTGGCTTCCATCGTCGAGAAGGAAACCGGCAAGGCCGAGGAGCGGCCCCACGTCGCCGCGGTCTTCGTCAACCGTCTCCGGAAGGGCATGCGGCTGCAATCAGATCCCACCATCGTCTATGGGTTGGTGGGCGGCAAGGCGACGCTCGGTCGGGGCATCACGCGGTCCGAGATCGACAAATACACGCCCTACAACACTTACGCCGTCGACGGGCTGCCCCCCGGGCCGATCGCCAATCCGGGGCGCGCCGCGCTCGAGGCGGCGGCGAACCCGGCCCATTCGGCCGATCTCTATTTCGTGGCGGACGGGACCGGCGGGCATGTGTTCGCGGAAACGCTCGACCAGCACAATCGCAATGTGGTGAGATGGCGCCAGATCGAGCGCGACACCAAAGAAAAGCCGGCGCCAGACGTCGACCGTCTCACGCCCGGCGCCGCTCCGCCCGCGCCTCGCGATCAGCATGGGCGGGCCGGGCCGAGCGGCCGGCTGATCCAGCTGGGCGAGAGACATGAAGACTATCCTCCGGCCGGGCGCATGGCCGAGGATGACGGCCCCACCCATCGGCTTGGCAAATTCGGCCCGGAGGCGGGCCTGATGGCCATCGAATCCTTCGACGATCCGAGCTTCGGCGCCGCGCCTTCGAGCCGGGCGGTTCGTCCTGCGCGCCCGTTCTTCAGCCTGGCCGAAGCGCAGCCGAGGAGCCTCTCCACCTTCGATCCGGTCGCCGTGGCCGCCGCGGCGGCGGCGTCGGCTCGCCCGGGCGACGGCGGGGACATCGACGTCGCGCCCGAGGGGCCGGACGGCAAGCCCGTGGCCGACGCGGGGCCCGAGGTGACGAGCTATCCCGTCTCGGCGCGCGCCCGCGCCGAGCAGAAGGCGCGGGCGGCCCGGCTCGGCCTCACTGCGGGCTCCGACGATCTGCCCGACGGCGTGGTCGGCGCGCGCGACGCCGCCGCCGAGGCCCCGGCGCAGATGCTCGCCGCCGCCTCCGCGGTCGAAGGCCCTGGAGGGCAACAGCCGCGCCGTTATCGCGCGATAGACGCTTCCGAGGGCACCGCGCTGGA